Below is a genomic region from Salmo salar chromosome ssa11, Ssal_v3.1, whole genome shotgun sequence.
CCAATATTTATAGTTGTTCCATTATATTTGCCTAAACTAAACACTCTATGAGTACGATATATTTCTTAGGTGACTTGAGCTGGTTTGTTCCACAAATCTGTATGCGCATTGTTTCCTCTGTCCAAATATTACTGCGCGTTTATCTATCTGTGGACTGGACTTGAGCGCCACCCTGGCGAAAGTGAGAAAATACCGTGTATTTTTACATCAACATTAGCCTACTGGTGACGAATTTTTAAGAGCCATTTTATTACGCGCTTCAGAAGAGGCATCTATACAAATCGCATAAAACGCTACATAAAACGCTCGTTTCACTTCAAATCGTGAAAATGACAATGGCAGAGGCAATGTGGGCAAAGGCTTGTTTTGCAAGACATACTCGGTAGCGTTGAGGATCAGAGCACCACAATTGAAATCATCATTTTGTAAGCATTCCATTACCTATTTTATTACTGTTTCTTATTTCCCAAATTGCCATATTTTCCATGCATAGTCGTTGAGCCGCACTCGCATGACACAAAATGTGCAGCAACAGCGAGATTGACAACCGAGAGCTCTCTAAAATGTCCGACGAGGATTTGATGTCATTCTCCAAAAAAGACATCTTGGCCAGGTTACGCCAAGAGGAGGCCAACAAGATGACAGCCCTTATACAGCGAGGGCGATTAATTAAAGAGGTTAATAAACAACTGCAGGAGCATTTACTCGAAATCAGGGAACTCAAAGTAGTCAATAATAGGCTTCAAGAGGAGAATCAAGAACTGCGAGAACTATGTAGTTTCCTGGATGATGACAGAATGAAAATAAAAACGCTTTCCCGAGAGTGGCAACTTTTTGGACACAACGCAGCCAAAGTGATGCGCGAGGACGTGGGTGGACATCTGAAGAAGTTAGCTGATTTGGAACGCGTGCAAGATGGATTGGTAAAGGAGAATTTCGATCTCAAGGAACTGTGTGTTGTTCTGGAGGAGGGTTGTGTCAGCAGAGGTGATTCCAGTCCTGGCGGG
It encodes:
- the dipa gene encoding Delta-interacting protein A, translating into MSDEDLMSFSKKDILARLRQEEANKMTALIQRGRLIKEVNKQLQEHLLEIRELKVVNNRLQEENQELRELCSFLDDDRMKIKTLSREWQLFGHNAAKVMREDVGGHLKKLADLERVQDGLVKENFDLKELCVVLEEGCVSRGDSSPGGSSELSLQYFVARDFGDGSSSAGSIGSPDPLLVCSPDE